From Paenibacillus sp. V4I7, one genomic window encodes:
- the aroB gene encoding 3-dehydroquinate synthase has translation MRELTVELGERSYPIYIGQGILNDISELLDRAKLSRKSPLLVVTDDAVASLHLERVMTLLREGGFAATACVVPAGETSKSLAQLEGIVTAALQAGLDRSSAIVALGGGVVGDLAGFAAASFMRGIRFAQIPTTILAHDSSVGGKVAVNHPMAKNIIGAFHQPELVLFDIDLLLTLPPRQVKAGLSEVIKHGLIWDAAFTQWCDDNAEKLLALDPEALSYALYIGCKVKSIVVSQDERENDLRAILNLGHTIGHALEAVAGYGELLHGEAIAIGMVGAAKLAQQFGYAKDIHTVTKGLFVKYGLPVSIPSHLDTDSIMSAMMHDKKFKEGTMVYIIPTEIGKVEIRKDVTVEQVRQIVELLKGES, from the coding sequence AGCTTAGCCGCAAGTCGCCTTTACTCGTAGTCACCGATGACGCGGTGGCTTCGCTGCACCTGGAGCGCGTCATGACGCTGCTCCGTGAGGGCGGCTTCGCCGCCACGGCCTGCGTCGTGCCCGCAGGCGAAACCTCCAAATCCCTCGCGCAGCTCGAGGGAATTGTCACCGCCGCCCTCCAGGCGGGCCTCGATCGCAGTTCCGCGATCGTAGCCCTTGGAGGAGGCGTGGTCGGTGATCTCGCCGGCTTCGCTGCGGCGAGCTTCATGCGCGGGATCCGCTTCGCGCAGATCCCGACTACGATCCTTGCCCATGACAGTTCCGTCGGCGGCAAGGTCGCGGTCAACCATCCGATGGCGAAGAACATCATCGGGGCGTTCCACCAGCCCGAGCTCGTTCTCTTTGACATCGATTTGCTTCTAACATTGCCGCCCCGCCAAGTGAAGGCGGGCCTCTCGGAAGTGATCAAGCACGGCTTGATCTGGGACGCTGCATTCACGCAGTGGTGCGACGACAATGCGGAGAAGCTGCTGGCCTTAGATCCAGAAGCGCTCAGTTATGCGCTTTACATAGGCTGTAAAGTCAAGTCCATCGTTGTATCCCAAGATGAGCGCGAGAATGATTTACGTGCCATCTTGAATCTTGGCCATACGATTGGTCATGCCTTGGAAGCAGTCGCCGGTTATGGTGAACTGCTGCATGGTGAAGCGATTGCAATCGGCATGGTAGGGGCTGCTAAGTTAGCCCAGCAGTTCGGTTATGCCAAGGACATCCATACGGTGACGAAGGGGTTATTCGTGAAATACGGATTGCCTGTCAGCATTCCGTCACATTTGGATACGGATAGCATCATGAGCGCGATGATGCACGATAAGAAATTCAAAGAAGGCACAATGGTCTACATCATCCCGACGGAAATCGGCAAAGTAGAAATCCGTAAGGATGTTACGGTAGAACAAGTCAGACAAATTGTTGAGCTTTTAAAAGGGGAGAGTTAG
- the aroH gene encoding chorismate mutase, which produces MFLRGIRGATTVEHNEAQEILTATGELLAAIVEANDFRPEDICSVFITVTEDITATFPARAIRTMIGWELVPLMCSLEVPVENSLPKCIRLMVQVNTTKSQAEINHIYLKEAKALRPDIVKLTNEATR; this is translated from the coding sequence ATGTTCTTAAGGGGAATTCGTGGAGCGACGACGGTTGAACACAATGAGGCTCAGGAGATTTTAACCGCTACGGGTGAATTGCTCGCTGCAATTGTAGAGGCGAATGATTTTCGTCCTGAAGATATTTGTTCCGTTTTCATTACTGTAACAGAGGATATTACGGCTACATTCCCAGCTCGGGCGATCCGCACGATGATCGGTTGGGAACTAGTCCCGCTAATGTGTTCACTGGAAGTTCCGGTCGAGAACTCATTGCCTAAGTGTATCCGATTAATGGTGCAGGTGAACACAACCAAAAGCCAAGCAGAGATCAATCATATTTACTTGAAGGAAGCTAAGGCACTGCGGCCTGATATTGTTAAATTGACAAATGAAGCAACACGGTAG
- the trpE gene encoding anthranilate synthase component I translates to MYTPEIQEVIRLAKDYNLIPVVRHLLADTETPIRVFQHLYQEPRAFLLESVEGGVKWARYSFIGSDPFLMIKAKHGKTMVETQSENKVLDEKPIDVLKAYLRSYSSPQLADLPRFTGGAVGFFGYDLLQYYENLPAHQIDDLQMNDIQFMFCDQVIVFDHFKQQIKVIANVHVQPFATDADIVKAYHATCEKIDATIEKIKRPLGSETMTHNPIVSEPDLGDIRSNITKEKYIANVNKAKEYIRAGDIFQVVLSQRFEMETTVSPLQVYRVLRTMNPSPYMYVLKMDDEVVVGTSPELLVRVEEEKVETRPIAGTRPRGKTPEEDLALEKELLADEKERAEHLMLVDLGRNDIGRVSEFGTVKCDTFMDIERYSHVMHIVSNVSGKIAKDKDFFDAFLSCMPAGTVSGAPKLRAMEIIAELEPESRGAYAGAIGYLGFSGNLDTCITIRTIIFKNGKAYVQAGAGIVWDSIPESEYQETVNKATALLKSIRMAEAMFSPEPRPVSDINKDYFVNS, encoded by the coding sequence ATGTATACACCTGAAATTCAAGAAGTTATTCGTTTGGCTAAAGATTACAATCTCATTCCTGTTGTGCGTCATTTATTAGCAGATACTGAAACCCCGATACGTGTATTTCAACATCTTTACCAAGAACCGCGTGCGTTCCTCCTAGAAAGTGTTGAGGGCGGCGTGAAATGGGCCCGATATTCCTTTATCGGCAGCGATCCCTTCTTGATGATTAAAGCGAAGCATGGGAAAACCATGGTTGAAACACAATCCGAGAATAAGGTTTTGGACGAGAAGCCAATCGATGTGTTGAAAGCCTATCTGAGATCCTACTCCAGTCCTCAGCTTGCGGACTTGCCGCGTTTTACAGGCGGTGCCGTCGGATTCTTCGGATACGATCTGCTTCAGTACTATGAGAATCTCCCAGCTCATCAAATTGATGATTTACAAATGAATGACATTCAATTCATGTTCTGTGATCAAGTCATTGTTTTCGATCATTTCAAACAGCAGATCAAAGTGATTGCCAATGTGCACGTACAACCTTTTGCAACGGATGCTGACATTGTAAAAGCGTATCATGCGACTTGTGAGAAAATCGATGCCACAATCGAGAAGATCAAGCGCCCGCTTGGCTCCGAGACGATGACTCACAATCCGATTGTATCGGAACCGGATCTCGGCGATATTCGATCCAACATCACGAAAGAAAAGTATATTGCCAACGTGAATAAAGCGAAGGAATACATTCGAGCTGGTGATATTTTCCAAGTTGTGTTGTCACAGCGTTTTGAAATGGAAACGACCGTCTCGCCTTTGCAAGTGTATCGAGTACTGCGTACGATGAATCCTTCTCCTTATATGTACGTGCTCAAAATGGATGATGAAGTCGTCGTTGGCACCTCGCCGGAGCTGTTGGTTCGCGTTGAAGAAGAGAAGGTAGAGACACGACCAATTGCTGGTACAAGACCTAGAGGGAAGACGCCAGAGGAAGATCTTGCACTGGAAAAAGAATTGCTCGCAGATGAGAAAGAACGCGCTGAACATTTGATGTTGGTTGACTTAGGTCGCAACGACATCGGGCGTGTATCGGAATTCGGAACGGTGAAGTGCGATACATTCATGGACATTGAACGGTATTCACACGTCATGCATATCGTTTCTAACGTTTCTGGTAAAATTGCAAAAGACAAAGATTTCTTCGATGCTTTTCTTTCCTGTATGCCTGCAGGGACGGTGTCTGGAGCGCCGAAGCTGAGAGCTATGGAGATTATTGCTGAGCTGGAGCCAGAATCCCGCGGTGCTTATGCCGGAGCAATTGGTTACCTAGGATTTTCGGGGAATTTGGACACTTGTATTACAATCCGTACGATTATCTTCAAAAATGGCAAAGCCTATGTGCAAGCCGGAGCCGGTATTGTATGGGATTCAATTCCTGAAAGTGAATACCAAGAAACGGTTAATAAAGCGACAGCTTTGCTTAAATCAATTCGGATGGCAGAGGCCATGTTCAGCCCTGAGCCTAGACCAGTTAGTGATATTAACAAAGATTATTTTGTTAACTCTTAA